Proteins from a genomic interval of Pseudoruegeria sp. SHC-113:
- a CDS encoding universal stress protein, producing the protein MKNIVVATDLSGRSAHALSRAFQLAAQSGASVTVVKVADEDLPATMSAKIQIDAQEMLEALCRAEAAKHPAPFSIEVLTGDPAQCIRACARDYDSDLIVLGAHRRRGFLDGMRETTLEHLVRIVRRPVLLASLPADAPYTKVLVPMDFSPASTAAAKAALKVAPAAEIAAFHAVHVPYQGMARGGPEKGMEDVFLNEAHEERDRWQAQSGLPESFPLPDISEGSAQQLLDAKLALFGPDLIAIGAHSRATAARWIVGSFAAGLVRNPPCDVLVTRPA; encoded by the coding sequence ATGAAGAACATCGTGGTTGCCACTGATCTGTCGGGCCGCTCCGCCCATGCGCTCAGCCGCGCCTTTCAACTGGCCGCGCAATCCGGGGCCTCGGTGACGGTAGTGAAGGTCGCGGATGAGGATCTGCCCGCCACCATGTCGGCCAAGATCCAAATCGACGCGCAGGAGATGCTGGAGGCGCTCTGTCGGGCGGAGGCCGCAAAACATCCCGCGCCTTTCTCCATTGAGGTGCTCACCGGCGATCCGGCGCAATGCATCCGCGCCTGCGCCCGTGATTATGACAGCGATCTGATCGTGCTCGGCGCCCACCGGCGGCGCGGCTTTCTGGACGGGATGCGCGAAACCACGCTGGAGCATCTGGTGCGGATCGTGCGCCGCCCTGTCCTGCTGGCTTCGCTGCCTGCCGATGCGCCTTATACGAAGGTTCTGGTGCCGATGGATTTCTCGCCCGCCTCCACGGCAGCGGCGAAAGCGGCGCTGAAAGTGGCGCCAGCCGCCGAGATCGCCGCCTTCCACGCGGTGCATGTGCCCTATCAGGGCATGGCGCGCGGTGGCCCCGAGAAGGGCATGGAGGATGTGTTTCTGAACGAAGCCCACGAGGAGCGCGACCGCTGGCAGGCGCAATCGGGCCTGCCCGAGAGCTTCCCCCTGCCCGACATCAGCGAGGGGTCCGCCCAGCAGCTTTTGGACGCGAAACTGGCGCTCTTCGGCCCGGACCTGATCGCCATCGGGGCCCACAGCCGCGCCACGGCGGCGCGCTGGATCGTGGGCAGCTTCGCCGCCGGGCTGGTGCGCAACCCGCCCTGCGACGTGCTGGTGACACGCCCCGCGTAA
- a CDS encoding sodium:proline symporter, translating to MQAIILIALFGLVIAASLAVAPRKATPEGFFGGIGAQGAAPGLWTLVLSQVTTWIFARSLMNAAILGYFYGMAGTLAYAAYYGSFLTGGFIVARIRAGGGRSVQDWLSQRFGGFGTGCYNFVIGLRLLSEVFANLLVVGLIFGAVLPGVEGAQLWSVLAVAGFGLAYSAAGGLSASLRTDVVQMIVFLVVFAAAFLALILSPGFSLAAVLTAPGTSGSYNGWVLLLVAFLQVFSYPAHDPVMMDRGFLADARTTKLSFLHAFWISTACIIGFGFFGIQAGLVGAGYEGELIGTWAGMFPPWIFAALLLSLLVSALSTLDSALASAARLCVEELRWLPRTLSGGRIAMVAFMGIGALLTLSGNQTLFDAVAVSGTASMFLTPVLIIGLVQGRAIPRWAFGVAFAAAMLGAAAYFLRAEPFVAALLPEGHKYEQLLAICVVVLVVGFAAVLTGARAAARVVPGN from the coding sequence ATGCAGGCCATTATCCTCATTGCTCTTTTCGGGCTCGTCATTGCCGCAAGCCTCGCCGTCGCACCGCGCAAGGCCACGCCGGAGGGCTTCTTCGGCGGCATCGGCGCGCAGGGCGCGGCACCGGGGCTTTGGACGCTCGTTCTGAGCCAGGTCACCACCTGGATCTTCGCCCGCTCGCTGATGAACGCCGCGATCCTCGGCTATTTCTACGGCATGGCCGGAACCCTCGCCTATGCAGCCTACTATGGCTCCTTCCTGACCGGCGGCTTCATCGTGGCGCGCATCCGCGCAGGCGGCGGGCGCAGCGTGCAGGACTGGCTTTCGCAGCGCTTCGGTGGCTTTGGCACCGGCTGCTACAATTTCGTCATCGGGCTGCGGCTGCTGTCGGAGGTCTTCGCAAACCTGCTCGTTGTCGGCCTGATCTTCGGCGCGGTGCTGCCCGGGGTAGAGGGCGCGCAGCTTTGGTCGGTGCTGGCGGTCGCGGGCTTTGGGCTGGCCTATTCCGCGGCCGGCGGGCTTTCGGCTTCGCTGCGCACCGATGTGGTGCAGATGATCGTCTTCCTCGTGGTCTTCGCCGCCGCCTTCCTCGCGCTGATCCTCAGCCCCGGCTTCTCGCTTGCCGCCGTGCTCACCGCGCCGGGCACCTCGGGCAGCTACAACGGCTGGGTGCTGCTACTGGTGGCCTTCCTGCAGGTCTTCTCCTACCCGGCGCATGATCCTGTGATGATGGACCGTGGCTTCCTGGCCGATGCGCGCACGACGAAGCTTTCGTTCCTGCACGCCTTCTGGATCAGCACGGCCTGCATCATCGGCTTCGGCTTCTTCGGCATTCAGGCCGGCCTTGTGGGCGCGGGCTATGAGGGCGAGCTGATCGGAACCTGGGCCGGGATGTTCCCGCCGTGGATCTTCGCCGCGCTGCTGCTCTCGTTGCTCGTCTCGGCTCTCTCTACGCTGGACAGCGCCCTGGCCTCCGCCGCGCGGCTCTGCGTGGAAGAGCTGCGCTGGCTGCCCCGCACGCTGTCGGGTGGGCGGATCGCCATGGTTGCCTTCATGGGCATCGGCGCGCTGCTGACCCTTTCGGGCAACCAGACGCTGTTTGACGCCGTGGCCGTCTCCGGCACCGCGAGCATGTTCCTGACGCCGGTGCTGATCATCGGACTCGTGCAGGGCCGCGCCATCCCGCGCTGGGCCTTCGGCGTGGCCTTTGCTGCCGCCATGCTGGGGGCTGCCGCCTATTTCCTGCGCGCCGAGCCCTTCGTGGCCGCGCTGCTGCCGGAGGGACACAAGTACGAGCAGTTGCTGGCGATCTGCGTCGTGGTTTTGGTCGTGGGCTTTGCAGCTGTTCTCACCGGCGCGCGCGCGGCGGCGAGGGTTGTGCCGGGCAATTAG
- a CDS encoding SDR family oxidoreductase, translated as MDMGIAGKKALVCASSKGLGRGCAEALAAEGVALVLNARTEGPLQTTAEEIRARFGVEVTAVAADITSEEGRAKVLAAAGDVDILVTNAGGPPPGMWSDWDRDDFIKALDANMLTPIALMKALLPQMMEKGWGRVVNITSQSVKSPIAVLGLSNSARAGLTGYVAGTSRQVAGKGVTINNLLPGIHATDRAIALDNAVVQQQGISMEDAIAQRAATIPAGRYGTSAEFGAMCAFLCSQHAGFIVGQNVLLDGGAVNATL; from the coding sequence ATGGACATGGGAATCGCAGGGAAGAAGGCGCTTGTCTGCGCCTCGTCCAAGGGGCTGGGGCGCGGCTGCGCCGAAGCACTGGCCGCCGAGGGCGTCGCCCTTGTGCTGAACGCGCGCACCGAAGGCCCGCTGCAAACGACGGCCGAGGAGATCCGCGCGCGGTTCGGCGTGGAAGTCACCGCCGTGGCCGCCGACATCACCTCGGAAGAGGGCCGCGCGAAAGTGCTGGCAGCGGCGGGCGACGTGGACATCCTCGTGACCAACGCGGGCGGCCCGCCGCCGGGCATGTGGAGCGATTGGGACCGCGATGATTTCATCAAGGCGCTGGATGCCAACATGCTCACCCCCATCGCGCTGATGAAGGCGCTGCTGCCGCAGATGATGGAGAAGGGCTGGGGCCGGGTGGTGAACATCACCAGCCAGTCGGTGAAATCGCCGATTGCCGTTCTGGGCCTCTCCAACAGCGCGCGCGCCGGGCTCACCGGCTATGTGGCCGGCACCTCGCGGCAGGTCGCGGGCAAGGGCGTGACGATCAACAACCTGCTGCCGGGCATCCACGCCACGGATCGCGCTATCGCGCTTGATAACGCCGTGGTGCAGCAGCAGGGCATCTCGATGGAAGACGCCATTGCGCAGCGCGCCGCCACAATCCCCGCCGGGCGGTATGGCACCTCGGCCGAGTTCGGGGCCATGTGCGCCTTCCTCTGCTCCCAGCACGCAGGCTTCATCGTGGGCCAGAACGTGCTGCTGGACGGTGGCGCGGTGAACGCCACGCTGTAA